The genomic segment AAAGGCAGGAAGCACGTGGCAGGCACCGCACCGCCTCCCGACCTCCTGGGTTTGGAAGCGCGTGTGTTTCCACGTGGCTCGGCTGGTTCGGTCGAAGAGAAGGAGGGGTTGGGGTGGGGATATGCCTTGCCCTGGAGATGTATTTTACTTTGCTCGTCAGATCGGGCTCGCTTCCTAAATAGACAACCTGTGAGACGCTTCTTGAACCTAAACGCGGGGATCCTCCTTTAGGCCAAAACGAGTCTCGCCGATCACCACGTGGAACTTAACCGGAGTAAACGTACCTTGTATCGCCTGTTAACCCGTATTTCTCGGCCAAGGATAGTTGGAAAACTGAAACGATGCTTCGGTTGTTAGAGGGTGGAACCGATAGAGGGTAGTTTATTTTTTTGGAATTTAGTTCTGCCTTTTCGGCCCAGTTTGCCGTATTGAAGCCAATGTGTGTGGGAGAGAAGTCGGGACTTATTCTAAAAAGGGAAGCTTTTTCTTTGAGACGGTAGCAAAATCCTGTAGATGAAGAGATTGCCTCAAAGTTTTTTTAGCCACTCAGGCGCAAGTAGATAAAACTTTTGGAATGGGGAATATTAGCAACTTTTAAGTCTCCAGATACATATATCTTGATCAGAATGTAACTGGCTTTTGATATTAATTCTGTAAAGCGAGCCAGTATTGTGAATCTACTGGACTGAGATCAGGGATATCCAGGTTCTGGTTCTCACCCAACCACCAAACTCACCAAGTGACCTTGGCTGATCCCTCTTTTCCtgagcctgacctacctcacagggttgttgttcgGATAAAtagtggagaaggagaagcatgTACACCactttgagctcactggaagaaacaCAGCCCTTAGACTCTAAAGTTTTTCTGGCTTGAAAAGGAACGCTTGACTCAGGGTGGTTCCCATCTTCGCAGTAGAAGATGTGGAGACTGGCCATATTGGCctgattctggaacttgtagagGAGAGAGAACTTTCCAAGCTCCTGAGATATGAAATTCAGATTTAATTTGGCCAGGATGCCTCAGCTGTTGCCCACATGcatatttctagggtttttaTGGGTGTGGCTCTATCAATAGGGAAGAAGGCCATGCAATagtcattgaaaaagaaaatcccATTTAGTGGTAGTGCATCTTTGCTTCATTCATTTCTACAATCAGTTTCCATGCACATTTGTTCCAGGATGTGAGCTGAACAGCAGTGCCCGATCCTACACTTTTGAAGTGTGTGAAGAGGATGAGACTGACCATTTCCTAGCTTTGGATATGGTAAGAGagtatttatttttcttgcagTGGAGGTAGTCAGGTTGGGCAGCCTCTGGGTCCTTTAATAAGGTCTTATGTGTAACATCTTGCTCGGTTGCCAGAGGGGACTGGGAGTGAAATATAGGCAAGTGAGATTTCAGATGGCAAAGAGATGGATCGTGTCATCCTTCTGATAGCTCACTTTTCCCATGGCCTAGCTGTGGAGAAAGGAGAGCCTTTCCCCCTCTGTAGCTACTGATGCTACTGCTGTAGCATCTCTGGGGCTTGCAGAGATGGGATAGCCCATTTAGTTTTGTACTCTGATTCTTTCCTTTGAAATCTCTTGTTAAGAAATGAAGTAGCATGGATGGCTGCTAGAGGAAGTAGAATGCTGTTGCTCCAAAAATCCAAGCTTGAAATGATCCTTCCCAATTTAGAGAGAAAGATGGGCTAGGTAGAGAGCCTGTGGGGTTGGTGAGAAAGGacatgttactttttttggattgtAGTTCCTAGAATCCTCCAAGGGACATGGAGAGAGTGGTCCTGGCTGGAGAGATTCAGGCTTTGCAGTTCAAAATAGGAATTCATCCAACCTGTGATCCTTCACAGGACCCAAAGGTATCCTACAAGGCCACAGTTGCTCTTCCAGGCCTTGTGGAATTCCTTATCCAGGCCGAAACCAAAGCTTGGAGATTTAAAGATGAAATCCCATAGCTGGGAGTGCCCATAAGCAACTAGCTTGACACTGTGTGAAGAATTAAGTCTTTGCCTCTTCTTATGTTCTGATCCTGCATCGCACAAGAGAGATTTCGCCCAACACCCACAATCTGCCTTGGAGAAAATGTTGAGGGGGAAGCTACAAGCTACCACCACTCCTTCTGCCATTGATAGAAACACTTCCATTGGTGGAAGGCCTGAACGGGATCCCATCCTTAGGCTGGTTGTGGTTGCCTAAAGGACATTTGTACTGCTGGTTTTGAAGAGGGGCCTCCGTCGAAGAAGACCTTGTTCCTTTATCCTCAGCTTACACATGTTACTGGCATGCTCTTGTGCTTTTTTCTCCCCTGCTTCCAACTTTCTTTGTATGAGGGTTTTAGCAGTAGAGCCTGGGAaagtgtattctttttttttccttaagaggGTGCTTAGtatccaagtttttttttaatcttcaagGTTTGCCTGTCAGAAGGTGCAAAGGATGAATGCAACATTGTGGAGCTTATCGGGCGTGACTATCAAAACAAGGAGATCACTGTGCCAGTGGCCAACCTGAAGTTGTCATGCCAGCCCTCGGTAAAACAATCGGCTGAGTTGTGAGTGGGGTGCTGAGGTGCTTGGGAAGAAAACGGAGCCATGTGGAGGTTACAAGAACTGGCAGGAAAATCAGGAAGAGGTTCTTGTGGAATGTTTGGCTTATGGCTGTCTTTGTAATACCCACAACACAATTTTTTGTGCAGTTGTGAATCCTTTTCTTTGGTGTATGCTCTGTGATCTAGAGAGGGAGTTTTTGTTCATGGGCATCAATGGATTCCTTTCATCCCAGAGCAGCTGCCTTTAATCAGTTCAAATCCATGGTTTGATTCACACTAGAATCCATTCATATTGAAACCGAAATGAACTGTTGCACAGATTCGTCCGAACTGAAAGGCATCAGATTGCTAAAAGCTCAGTTAGTCCAGCACTCTGTTCATACCAGCCCTATGGACAGCCAGTGCAGCAGAACGGgcatctttcccctcccttccttattCCTCAGCCAGTGATAAACAGGCACACTCCTTTGATGGTGGAAGGGGATGTATAACCATCCTAACTAGGAGCCATGGATGGCTCTGACGTCTGTTAAATCTCCATTTAAAGTTCTCCAAGTTGGTGGCCATTGCAGCTTCTGGTGTTTGTGAGTTCCACAGCATCGCATGAACAGGTTCTTCTTTTTATGTGTCCTAAATCTGAATTTGACCCTGATTTCTTGTGTTATTAAAGAAGGGAGAAGAGTTTTTTCTTACCTACTTTCGCCACAGCATGTGCAACTTTATGCACCtccattgtgttttcttttttacttgtCTGTTTTCAAAGCTAAACAGACCTGTATAGTGTAACCTTTCTTGACTGAGGAGTTTAATTCCTTTCACTGGTTGATTGCCTGTTTCTGGATCGGCAGTAtgtttttcagaaaatgaaaaataaaaactgtttcTTTAGCTGTATATAAAAATGTCATGCCTTTGAAAATGGAAGAATAGAGATCTAGGGGAGGTACAAATCCATATGAATTATGTGAAGGAGAAAGACAAAGAGTCCATGAATCAGGAGGAGATGGTCCTTTCTTCCTCATATGTGCCTTGattttttgctctctttttttcccccccacagcTGTGTTTGGAGCATTTTGAGCTTCAACCCCCAGTGACCTTCCGCCTGTGCTCAGGATCTGGCCCTGTCCACCTTGCAGGACAACACCAAATCTGTAAGAAGCTCTGGCTGGGATTTCAGGAGCTCTTGGGGAGGGTGCCTGAGAAGGGAAGAGGTGGCCATTTCCTGTCAAGGAGGGATGTGCAGTGGAATAGACAACATTAAATAATATACATATGTATGCCACCTTCTTTGTTGGATGTGTGACCTCTGACTGCTTTGTCCCACATTCCCTTCATGGCTGAGGTAGTATCATTTAGTCACCTGTAAGTGGGAAGGAGGGCTTGATGGCAGAGCAGGTAGCCTTGCCTGCGCACTGTTTGGAATGAGTCCAGAAGGTAAAGCAGTTCGGCACTTTGCTGACAGGAGGCAGTCCCATCCCCTGAGACCTGCCTTCTCTGCAAGGACTGGGATGAGGTTGGCTGGTAATACATGGTAGGGAGGGGGTGGTGGCTTAAGCAACTGTTCTGGCTGTATCTCAGTTCACAGGAGGGATCCCTCAGAGTCCAGTGAGGAGGATGTTAGCGAGGAAGATGCATCcatagaagaggaggaggaggagttctcCCCTATCAAGCCTGCCAAGAAACAGCGCAAGTGTTAGCTAGCCTTCGTGGAGGTAGGTCTTGGTGGAGACGACTGAGCAGCTTGAAATGTAAGAGGagacccctctccccccccccccccccggtctcagAAGTTTTACTTTTTCAAATATGTGATTAAAGCAAGTAGTGCTTCCAAGTTCTGACACTTGCTACAAGTGAAGCATGCTTTCAGCCTTCGATTCCTAGAAGTAGGTTTGCCACAGCTGATAGAACTTGGTGGCCACTTCCCTCTCTTCATTCCAGgagcgcgtgcgcacacacacacagacacgtgGCGTTGAGGGTTAGGGAGACATTCCATGGCTGTGATTCTTTCTGCTCTGCTGCCCTCCTCACCCACCCAGACAAGAGCCTTCTGTGGCATCCTTGGTTGCTGCAGCAAGTACTCCCCTCATTTGCAGTGGCAACCGTGGCAGAGAAAGTCTGGTAGCACATTTTAGATTAATAGATTTATGATTACAAAAACTGTTGTGAGTTACAGTCTCCTTCTTTAGATGTGTGGAGTAGAATCTTAAGAGGCTGAGCTATATATAGGGCCCATGGCTGGTGCTTCGAGCAAAGTTAGATATTAGGAAGTGCTGGCACCAAAACTATTGGTGATATCAGAAGCACCTCATCAGTAAGTATTACAGTTAACACATATGAAATCCTGTTCAAAATTGGTGTaaagttatgcctgtggaagCATGTGGGGTGTTACGCCCAGGCAGCCAGCATTGCTCAGTCAGCGGCCTCTTTCCATATTGTGACTCTTGTGCAGCATAGCTGCAGAAGTGTGTGAATATCACTTCTGCCTTGGTTTCTGCTGTTTCCACAGCTTTGTATTACAGACCCATTGCTGTGTGGCACCCGGCTTCAGTCCTAGTATTTTAAGCATATGTTATCTCATAGAACAGGTGTAGGTTGCTTTTGGGAAGTTGGTAAGCCAACTTTCTTCTGTCCTCAGGACCTGTTAGGAACTGCGATGCCACTGAAAAAGTGGAAGGATAATGAAAATGGGCAAAGAATGCCAAGCCAGAAAAGGAACAGGTGCCTATTTCTGGTTTTGCTTATGCCGTGGGAGTTTGCCCTCCACACCCATTTTCATTGTTAAAGGACTGGCCTTGGAGGCTTTCAAGAACCATAGAATTACAGAGGTGGAAGAGACCAGAGGGGCCATCGATTCCAACCCTCTGCCATGCagaaactccatcaaagcactcccaacaggAAGTGCCAAAAAAACTCCTTTTGGTAGGGGGTCCATGGATGCATTTTGGCCTCTCTACAATAACAAACATCTGCTGACCAGATTATTATCACTGTGATCTGCCTCTAAGATTTCTTCAAATGGTAGGACTTTGGCAACTCTGCTCATTGGTTTTCTGTTCTTGGCTACAGGATGAGCCATCTCTGTGTGACTACCGCTGTAATGGAGACAGGTGGGTTGGGGAGTGTGTATGGACTTCTATGCCACTAagttttattgttctttttcttcttaatggtTTCTGTAATTCCCACTAATGGCATTTTCTGTACCTGTGCAGAGGTCCTTGGAGTCTTCCAGAGCCAAGAAAGCTGCTAGCTCCACCCTCACACAACGTTCATTCCTCCACCCAGCCGTTAGCTCCCAGTTCCATTTTGATTGCCACTGAAGCCGTATCTTATGGTCATCCAGAGCCTACTTACTGTAAATAATTCTCATTTTTCCTTCCCCGTTAATACTTCATTATTCTTCCTAAACTATAAAAGAGGGTTTCACCATATAGCTAAAAAAGAAGTATAGTTTTTTTTTgtcattccttccttctgtggCCCCATGCAAAAAGTGTGATTTGGTGGTGATGGGAATTCTGCTAACTGACAGACACTCCCAAGTGCCTGCACTGTTTAGGGAAGGGGCACCAAATGCAGGCCTGTCAAATTAGCAAAAAATTCATAGAGGTCACAGTAAGGAACAAACAATCTAGATTAAAATGATATCTTTGAGAAGGGTCACTCCAAGCGGTTGACACAATCTTCAGGGAGACTCcaacatcatttatttttatctgtaAGATCTCCTCTAAATCAGTCGTCATAGAGTCCATTCAGACTGAAGTTAGAGTTCCTGATAACCGGCAATAAAACTAACAGCGTAGAGGCTTTCATAAAAAGGATCCTACTCAAAGCTAGAAAACCATCTACGTGAAAAGTTTCAAATATAAATGGAATAAGTTCATCTCCTTtgcaacattgctggaagaaCATTGCAGTCCTCCATTACTGCACACAgtcctccattttcttttccgTATGAAGGAAAAAGGACTTTCATATTCCTCCCTCAAAGGTCTACTTCCCTGCTGTAGTGGTGAACCGGAAGGCAGCTCCCCAGCAGCACGATTCTTCATGTACGAGACAGTAAAGAGATTCCTAAAAGGCCTATGGAATCAATACCCCAATATTAAAACACTGTTACCTCAATGGTCTTTACTGCTGGTGCTTAATCAGATGGTGAAACCACTGTTCAAACCTATGGCTATCTgcattctgtatttatttatatacaagaCAATATTTCTTGTCACTGTTACATCAGCCAGGTAGGCAGGTGAGCTGCGCACATTATACTGTGACACCcccctttcttgcatttctttaaaGATAAGGTGGTCCTAGCAATAGATATGTCTTTTTCCCTAAAGTTGTGACATACTTTCACGTTCGCCAATATCTGCTGTCGCCAACCTTTTTTTTCAGTCTCTACCACAGACTTAGAAAGATCACTACACACAGTAGATGTCTTCCAGAACCAAGGCTTTTCAGAAGACTAGAAAGTTGTCTCCTGCTAAGAAAGAACAGCAATCGCGTATTCTCGCAATTGATATCCAAGTTCATGTCATCACTATCTAACCAGCTGGCATGAACCTTTGCCTGAGTCATTCCACCAGAGTCCTAGCTTCCTCTACTCCATGAAAAGAGTATAGATGATGGCCATTTGTAAGGCAGCTACATGGTCTCAGCTCATGTTGTTGTTCCTCAAGCATTACTGTATAAACTGGACATCTGAGACAGGAGTGATGCATCAGTTGGTCAAGCAGTAATTTCATCACACAACCTCCCTTTTGCCATGCATTGTGTTTGACTCAGCCGTGGACATGGGAACAGAGAAATAGCCATTGAATGGAGGAATAGGCACTGGTTGTCAGGTTGAGGCTATTAGCTTTCTAGGCTCTGGAAGATTCCAAGGACATCTGCTCAGGCACCGCACGACCccttagtgtgaattcacagatgaccactcaaaagaACTAGAGTACAGGAAAATAACTCTTCTTTCTTCCTGCCAGGTCCTGCAAATGTCATTTTTCCTGAAATGGAGTGGTCATGGTTTGGCAGATGACTTTATTGAAAATTTTGCTTGTGTTCTCAGTCTGTAACTGATGACTTTTGACTGTAACAGGTGCTCTTGATTTTGAGTTGAAACTGGTGTTTGAGGAATCAGCAGAAACC from the Pogona vitticeps strain Pit_001003342236 chromosome 3, PviZW2.1, whole genome shotgun sequence genome contains:
- the NPM3 gene encoding nucleoplasmin-3, which encodes MAAFVDLESFVNEIKPSICTNHFLFRCELNSSARSYTFEVCEEDETDHFLALDMVCLSEGAKDECNIVELIGRDYQNKEITVPVANLKLSCQPSLCLEHFELQPPVTFRLCSGSGPVHLAGQHQIFHRRDPSESSEEDVSEEDASIEEEEEEFSPIKPAKKQRKC